AGATCACCCACTTCGACCATGAGCGCATTCCCGAGCGGGTCGTGCACGCCCGGGGCGCGGCGGCGCACGGCGTGTTCGAGGCCTACGGCAACGCGTCGGACTACACCCGGGCTGAGTTCCTGGCCCGCAAAGGCAAGAAGACGGACGTGTTCTGCCGGTTCTCCACCGTGCTGGGTTCCCGCGGATCGGCCGACACGGTACGTGACACCCGCGGCTTCGCGGTCAAGTTCTACACCGACGAGGGCAATTTCGACCTGGTGGGCAACAACATTCCGGTGTTCTTCATCCAGGACGGCATCAAGTTTCCCGACATCATCCACGCCGGCAAACCCCACCCGGACCGTGAGATCCCCCAGGCCCAGTCAGCCCACGACACGTTCTGGGACTTCGTGTCGCTGCACACCGAGGCGACTCACCACGTGTTCTGGAATATGAGCGACCGTGGCATCCCGCGCTCCTACCGGACCATGGAGGGGTTCGGCGTGCACACCTTCCGGCTGGTGAATCGCCGCGGCAAGACCAGTCTGGTCAAGTTCCACTGGAAGCCGGTGGCGGGTGTGCACTCCCTGGTCTGGGAAGAGGCGCAGATTGCCGCCGGGTGCGATCCCGACTTCCATCGACGCGACATGGCCGACGCCATCGACGCGGGCGCGTTCTTCGAATACGAGCTCGGAATCCAGGTCATGCCTGACGACGGCACCGACACCTACGACGGCATCGACTTGCTCGATCCGACGAAACTCGTTCCCGAAGAACTGGTTCCGGTCACGTTGATCGGCAAGCTCACGCTCAACCGCAACCCCACCAACTACTTCGCCGAGACCGAGCAGGTCGCGTTCCACACCGGCAACTTCGTGCCAGGCATCGAGCCCACCAACGACCCGCTGATGCAGGCCCGGCTATTCTCCTACCTGGACACCCAGCTGACCCGGCTCGGCGGACCAAATTTCACTCAGCTACCGATCAACCGCCCGCACTGCCCGGTCAACGACATGCTGCGCGACGGAATGCACCAGACCGCCATTCATCAGGGCCTGGCCCCCTACCGTCCCAACAGCATCGACGACGGCGAGCCGGAGGTGGCCGACGCCGGCGACGGCGGCTACGTGCCGACTCCGCGCAAAATCGAGGGAACCGCGGTGCGCGCGAATCCGGTGTCGTTCGAAGACCATTTCAGCCAGGCGGCGATGTTCTATCGCAGCCTGAGCCGCGTCGAGCAACTGCACGTGATCGAGGCGTTCACCTTCGAGCTGGGCAAATGCTACGAGCAGGCGATCAAGGAACGTCAGCTGGAGGTGCTTGCCAACGTGGACACCGACCTGTGTGAGCAGGTCGCCGCCGGCCTGGGGTTGCCAGCGCCGAAAGGCAAGCCGCCGAAAGAGGTTTCGAAGTCTCCGGCATTATCCCAGGTGTATGCCGAGCCCGGTCCGGTGGCGGGCCGCAAGGTGGGCATCATCGCCGACGCGGGCTCGGATCTCGCGGGCGTGGGGAATCTGATCAAGGCGGTGACCGCCGCGGGCGCGGTTCCGCTGCTCACCGCGCCGGTGGGCGGAAAACTGAAGTCGGGCCGGCGGATCGAGGTCGTGGAGCGCACCCTGTTGACCGCACGCTCGATCGAGTTCGACGCAGTGGTGGTGGCTGCGGGCACCACCCCCAGCGGAGACATCAAGCTGGTGACGTTGCTGCAGGAGGCTTTTCGGCACTGCAAGCCGGTGGCTGCATGGGGAGACGGTGTTGCCGTCCTGGAATCGGCCGGCATCTCGCCTGACGATCCGGGGGTGCTGATTGCCGACGACATCGACAAGAAAGCCAGCGCAGCACTGCTGGCCGCGCTGGGCATGCACCGGGTATGGGACCGCGCAGCGGCCGTCATGGCTTCGGCGGTGCCTCCGTCGAAGAAGTCGCCGGCGAAGAAGAAGTAATCGGGATCAATTCTGAGCCCGGGCCTGGGTGCACCACAGCGCCCAGACCACCAGCAGCGGCTGAAACAACAACCGGATGGCCCGGGACAGGTCGGAGTCGAGCCCGAACGCGTTTGTGTGCGTCACGAATTGGGAGATATTGCCGGGAAACACCAAGACGAAGAACACCGCCACCGCCCAGCCCACGAAGGTGCGCCGCCGGGTCAGCAGTAGCAGCGCCGCTCCGAGAAGGATTTCCACCACACCCGAGGCGACGACCACAAAGTCGGTGTCCAACGGCAGCCACCGGGGCACCTGCGCGTGAAAAGTGGTTCGGGCAAAGGTCAGATGCCCGATGCCCGCGAAGATCAGCACGCCCGCCAGAGAGATTCGGGCGATGTTTCGCGACAGGGCGGCCATGGGGATATTGTCGCGGCGCGATGGGCTCAATTCTCGCGTTTGCGCGAGCGATTCACCTTGCCCGCCACCGTCCCCCCGTCCACCGGCAACACCGTCCCGGTGACGTACCGCGACCGGTCGGTGGCGAAATACAGGGCCGCCTCCGCGACGTCGTCGGGCGTGCCTTCCCGCTTCAGCGGGCGGTCGTCGCGCATCGTCTGGCGAATCGTCGCCTCGAAACGCGCCAGCTCCGCGGGATCCGTCGCGTTGGCCGAGGTGGACAAGATCGCGGTCGCGATGTTGCCCGGGGCGATGGCGTTGACCCGAATCTCGTAGCGGGCCAAGTCAATCGCTGCCGACTTGGTGAATTGGATGACCGCGGCCTTGGATGCGCGGTAGGTCATCACGCCGCCGCCTGCCTGAATTCCGCCGATGGAGGTCACGTTGATGATGGAGCCACCGCCGTGATCGGCCATGTGCCGGGCGGCATCCCGGGTGCCGGCCATCACGCCGAGCACGTTGACCCCCATCACCCGGTGGAAGTCTTCGAAGTCCTCGTCGAGCAGGCGACGCAGCGGCCCGGATATTCCGGCGTTGTTCACCATGACATGCAGTCCGCCGAATCTTTCGACGGCCGCCGCGACCACGGCTGCCACCTGTTGCTGATCGGAGACGTCGGTCTGCTGGAACACCGCGGCCGGGCCGAGGGACTCCGCGAGCTCCTCGCCTCGGTCTCGCGCCACATCGGCGATGACGACCCGCGCACCCTCGGCGACGAAGCGCTCCACCATGCCCCGGCCGAGACCCGCAGCGCCTCCGGTGACGGCGGCAACTTTGTCCGTCAATTCGTTGACCACCCGTCGAGTAAATCGGCGCAGCCCTCGTTAAGTCAAGCAGTTGATTTAACGAGGGTGTATCGGGAGAACAGCCAAACCGTGGACTGGTGTCTGCGAGCAGCGTTTGCCAAGCTCGTAAACAGTCGCATCGACGACTGGGTAAGTCGCAAACTGCGGAAGGCAACACGATGAAGATCTTGGTCGTCGGCGGCACGGGACTGATCGGGTCGCAGGTCGTCGCCAACCTCGCCGAGCTCGGTCACGAAGCCGTTTCGGCGTCACCGAGTTCCGGTGTCGACACGGTGACCGGCGAAGGCGTCGAGCAAGCGGTGACCGGCGCGGACGTCGTCGTCGACGTGTCCAACTCGCCGTCATTCGCCGACGACGACGTGCTGAGATTCTTCACCACCTCGACCCGGAACCTGCTACAGGCAGAACAGGCCGCCGGAGTGCACAACCACGTCGCGCTCTCGATCGTGGGAACCGATCGCGTCCCGGAGAGCGGATACCTGCGCGCCAAGGCCGCCCAGGAGAAAATCATCATCGAGTCCGGAGCCCCATATTCGATCGTGCGGGCCACCCAGTTCTTCGAGTTCGTCACCGGAATCGCCGACTCGGCGACCGAAGGCGGGGTCGTGCGTCTGTCTCACAAGGCGGCGATCCAACCCATCGCGGCCGCCGACGTTGCCACCGCGGTCACCCGCGCGGCGCTCGACGAGCCACTCAACGCGATCATCAACGTGGCCGGGCCGGAAAAGTACAGCATGGACGACTTCGTGCGCATCGGCCTAGCCGCACATCATGATTCGCGCGAAGTCGTAAACGATCCCGCGGCTCGCTATTTCGGCGGCCTCCTAGACGACCACAGCATCGTGCCACTCGAGGACGAAGACGTGACGATCTTTCCGACGTCCTTCGGCGACTGGGCCGCTGACCACCTGCCCAACGCCACCTAGTCGTCTGCCGGGGCTACTGCCCCATCACGTACTGCACGGTGGGACCTGCCGTCCAGCCGCCGTCGACGGCGATCTCCGCACCGGTCGTGTAGGCAGCGTCATCAGAAAGCAGATAATCCACCGCGCCGGCGATTTCCTCCGGCAGCCCGACTCGGCCCATCGGCGTATTCGGATAGTTGCCCTCGCCGATCTGAATACCGACCTGCTCGGTCATCGGGGTGTACGTCATTCCGGGATGGACGGAGTTGACCCGAATCCGGTCACCGGCCAGTTCCACCGCGGCGACCTTGGTCAGCCCGCGCACACCCCACTTGGAGGCACCGTAGCCGGCGGTCAGCGCCAGGCCGAAAAGCCCTGCGGCAGAGGAGATATTGACGATGGAGCCGCCACCTGCGCTCCGCATGGCCGGTATCGCGGCCTGGATACCGTTGAACACTCCTACCAAGTTGACTTCCAGGACCGCCCGGAAATGGTCGAGGGGTTCGTGCTCGATGAACTGCCCGGTGGACACGCCGGCGTTGTTGACCAGCCCGTCGAGTCGGCCGAATTCGTCGGTGGCGGATCGGACGGCCTGCACCCACTGTCCGGGATCGGTCAC
The nucleotide sequence above comes from Mycobacterium kiyosense. Encoded proteins:
- a CDS encoding LysR family transcriptional regulator, encoding MKILVVGGTGLIGSQVVANLAELGHEAVSASPSSGVDTVTGEGVEQAVTGADVVVDVSNSPSFADDDVLRFFTTSTRNLLQAEQAAGVHNHVALSIVGTDRVPESGYLRAKAAQEKIIIESGAPYSIVRATQFFEFVTGIADSATEGGVVRLSHKAAIQPIAAADVATAVTRAALDEPLNAIINVAGPEKYSMDDFVRIGLAAHHDSREVVNDPAARYFGGLLDDHSIVPLEDEDVTIFPTSFGDWAADHLPNAT
- a CDS encoding membrane protein; protein product: MAALSRNIARISLAGVLIFAGIGHLTFARTTFHAQVPRWLPLDTDFVVVASGVVEILLGAALLLLTRRRTFVGWAVAVFFVLVFPGNISQFVTHTNAFGLDSDLSRAIRLLFQPLLVVWALWCTQARAQN
- a CDS encoding catalase, which gives rise to MTCPRPQALAIHPRRTSPTGATTNGDSPEHDPRAQQGSYLTTAQGVRLPDTDRSLKAGSRGPSLLEDFHLREKITHFDHERIPERVVHARGAAAHGVFEAYGNASDYTRAEFLARKGKKTDVFCRFSTVLGSRGSADTVRDTRGFAVKFYTDEGNFDLVGNNIPVFFIQDGIKFPDIIHAGKPHPDREIPQAQSAHDTFWDFVSLHTEATHHVFWNMSDRGIPRSYRTMEGFGVHTFRLVNRRGKTSLVKFHWKPVAGVHSLVWEEAQIAAGCDPDFHRRDMADAIDAGAFFEYELGIQVMPDDGTDTYDGIDLLDPTKLVPEELVPVTLIGKLTLNRNPTNYFAETEQVAFHTGNFVPGIEPTNDPLMQARLFSYLDTQLTRLGGPNFTQLPINRPHCPVNDMLRDGMHQTAIHQGLAPYRPNSIDDGEPEVADAGDGGYVPTPRKIEGTAVRANPVSFEDHFSQAAMFYRSLSRVEQLHVIEAFTFELGKCYEQAIKERQLEVLANVDTDLCEQVAAGLGLPAPKGKPPKEVSKSPALSQVYAEPGPVAGRKVGIIADAGSDLAGVGNLIKAVTAAGAVPLLTAPVGGKLKSGRRIEVVERTLLTARSIEFDAVVVAAGTTPSGDIKLVTLLQEAFRHCKPVAAWGDGVAVLESAGISPDDPGVLIADDIDKKASAALLAALGMHRVWDRAAAVMASAVPPSKKSPAKKK
- a CDS encoding putative short-chain dehydrogenase/reductase, giving the protein MSATATQLAGKVIIVTGGARGLGAAFGRHIVSRGGKVVLADLLDDDGNRLAGELGESARFVHLDVTDPGQWVQAVRSATDEFGRLDGLVNNAGVSTGQFIEHEPLDHFRAVLEVNLVGVFNGIQAAIPAMRSAGGGSIVNISSAAGLFGLALTAGYGASKWGVRGLTKVAAVELAGDRIRVNSVHPGMTYTPMTEQVGIQIGEGNYPNTPMGRVGLPEEIAGAVDYLLSDDAAYTTGAEIAVDGGWTAGPTVQYVMGQ
- a CDS encoding oxidoreductase; its protein translation is MVNELTDKVAAVTGGAAGLGRGMVERFVAEGARVVIADVARDRGEELAESLGPAAVFQQTDVSDQQQVAAVVAAAVERFGGLHVMVNNAGISGPLRRLLDEDFEDFHRVMGVNVLGVMAGTRDAARHMADHGGGSIINVTSIGGIQAGGGVMTYRASKAAVIQFTKSAAIDLARYEIRVNAIAPGNIATAILSTSANATDPAELARFEATIRQTMRDDRPLKREGTPDDVAEAALYFATDRSRYVTGTVLPVDGGTVAGKVNRSRKREN